The window TCCGCGCCACCGGGATCCAGTGGGACTTCGCGCCCTGCCTGTGCGTCACCCGCGACGAACGCTGGGGCCGCTCCTACGAGTCCTTCGGCGAGGACCCGGCGCTGGTGGACTCCATGGAGACCGTCATCCAGGGCCTTCAGGGACGCGCTGACGGGCGTGACCTGAGCCGCGGTGACAAGGTGCTGGCCACCGCCAAGCACTTCGTCGGCGACGGCGGCACCCTGTACGGCTCCTCCACCACCGGCTCCTACCCGATCGACCAGGGCGTCACCAAGGTCACCCGGCAGCAGTTGGAGGACATCCACCTGGCGCCGTACCGGACGGCCGTGGCCCGGGGCATCGGCTCGGTCATGCCGTCGTACTCCTCGCTGGACATCGCCGGTGACGGGCAGGGCCCGGTGAAGATGCACGCCCGCGGCGACATGATCAACGGCGTGCTCAAGGACCGCATGGGCTTCGACGGCTTCGTCATCAGCGACTGGGCCGCCATCGACCAGCTCCCCGGCGACGCCGCCACGCAGGTCCGCACGTCGGTCAACGCCGGCCTGGACATGATCATGGTGCCGTACGCGTACCAGGCCTTCCGGGCGAACCTGGTCGCCGAGGTGAAGGCGGGCCGGATCAGCGTCGAGCGGATCGACGACGCGGTCTCCCGGATCCTCACCAAGAAGTTCGAGCTGGGCCTGTTCGAGCACCCCTACTCCGACACCGCCGGCGCCTCCCGGATCGGCTCCGCCGACCACCGCGCCGTCGCCCGGCAGGCAGCCGCCGAGTCCCAGGTGCTGCTGAAGAACAAGGGCGGCCTGCTGCCGCTGAAGAAGAAGGCCAAGGTCTACGTGGCCGGGTCCAACGCCGACGACCTCGGCAACCAGACCGGTGGCTGGACCATCACCTGGCAGGGCGAGTCCGGCACCCACACCCAGGGCACGACGATCCTCCAGGCCATGCGCAAGGCGAGCGGGAACGTCACCTACTCCAAGGACGCCTCGGCGCCCACGTCCGGTCACGACGTGGGGGTGGTCGTCGTCGGCGAGACCCCGTACGCCGAGGGCGTGGGCGACGTCGGCAACGGCCACGACCTCCAGCTCTCGGCCGCCGACCGGGCCGCCGTGGACAAGGTGTGCGGGGCCATGAAGTGCGCGGTGCTGGTCGTCTCCGGGCGTCCGCAGCTCATCGGCGACCGGCTCGGGAAGATCGATGCCCTCGTCGCCTCCTGGCTGCCGGGAACCGAGGGCGACGGCGTGGCCGACGTGCTCTACGGCACCCGGCCCTTCACCGGGCAGCTCCCGGTGACCTGGCCGAAGTCGCAGGAGCAGCTCCCGATCAACGTGGGCGACACGGCGTACGACCCGCAGTTCCCGTACGGCTGGGGCCTGACCACGCTCAGCGGCGTCCCGGCGGGCGGCACGGCGACGCTCAAGGCGCTGGGCCTGGCGGCGCGGGCGGCCGAGCGGGTGGGCGCCGACACGGTGGGCCGCGAGCTGGTCACCAAGGCCCGGCTGATCGTTCAGCAGAAGGCGGACGGGCGGATGAGCGCGGCGATGGCGAAGCCCTTCGCCGACGCGGATCATCTGCTGCTGACGGGACGGTACGGAGCGGCGGTGGATCAGCTCACGAAGGCCTACTCGGCCGCGTGAGTCGAAAGCAGGGGGCGTCCCGCGCGGCTGCGCGGGACGCCCCCTTTGCTCACGACGGCCGGTTTGTCCGTATTCCGGTAACTTCGAAGCATGAAGGCCGCCGCCCCGACCCGAGCCCTTCTCCGCCCTCTTCTCGCCCTCGCGGCCGCCGTGATGGTCGCGGCCCCGGCCTCCGTCGCGGCGGAGGTCCCGACGAGCGCGAGGACGACGCCCGCTGCCGCCGTGCCCATGGCGGCCCCGGTCGTGAACGTCCGGCCCGACGCGGTCGCGCTGCCGGGCGGTGTGCCGCGGGTCGCGGCGGTGACCAGTGTCTCCGCGATCGCCCAGGCGCTCCGCAGGAGTCCGGTCTACGTCGATCCGGCCGCGTCCGCACAGCTCTCGCGCGCCGACGCCGCCGCGCTCACCCGGCGGATCAAGGACGCCGGAAAACCCCTGTTCATCGCGGTACTGCCGGCGGACTACCCGACGCGGAACCTGTTCACCGAGCTGCGCACGGCCACCGGCATCACCGGCGCCTACGCCGTCCGCCTCGGCGACAGGTTCGACGCCCGCGCCGACTCCTCGGTGCTGTCGCGCACGGCCGTGGGCAACCTGGTCACCAGCGTCCAGGGGGAGAGCGCCAGGACCCAGCTCACCGACTTCACCGACCGTGCCCTGGCCGGCATGGGCGGCTCGGCGCCCCGCACCTGGGGTGACACCGGGCACCGCGGCACGGTCCCGAACACGGCGCTGATCACCGCCGCCGCGGTCCTGGTGGCGGGCGGCGTGGGAGCGTACGCCCTGGTCAGGCGCGGCAGGAGTCGCCGGGAGGCGGAGCAGCGGGCCGCGCTGGAGAAGCTGCGGGTCGTGGTCGACGAGGACATCACCGCCTTCGGTGAGGAGCTGGACCGCCTCGACTTCCATCCGGCGGAGGCCGGCGCGGACGACGCCATGCGCGCCGACTACGAGCGTGCGCTGGACGCCTACGAACAGGCCAAGCAGTACATGGCCGCCGCCGACAGGCCGGAGGATGTGCGGGCGGTGACCCAGGCCCTGGAGGACGGGCGGTTCTCGCTCGCCCAGCTCGCCGCGCGCCGCGAGGGCCGTCCGCTGCCCGAGCGCCGTCCGCCCTGCTTCTTCGACCCGCGCCACGGCCCGTCGGTCACCGACGCCACCTGGACGCCCCCGGGCGGCTCACCCCGCGAGGTCCCGGTGTGTGCGGCCGACCAGGCCCGCCTGGCCGACGGGCGCGACCCGCGTGTGCGCGAGGTCGACACCGAATGGGGCCGCCGCCCCTACTGGGACGCCGGCCCCGCGTACGGCCCCTGGGCGGGCGGCTACTTCGGCGGCGGCCTCCTGCCCGGCCTTCTGGTCGGCACGCTGCTCGGCAGCATGATGGCCACCCCGTCGTACGCGGCCGACTACGGCACCGGCTACGGCGACTTCGGCGCGTACGGCGGCCCCCAGGGCGGCGACCTGTCGGGCGCGGACTTCGACCCCGGTGACTTCAGCGGTGGCTTCGGCGACGGCGGGGGAGGCGACTTCGGCGGCGGGGGCGACTTCGGTGGGGGAGGCGGTGACTTCGGGGGCGGGTTCTGAGCCCGGCTCAGGCGTTCTTGACGGCCGAGATGTCGAAGCTCAGCTTGATCTTGTCGGACACCAGGACACCGCCGGTCTCCAGGGCCGCGTTCCAGGTCAGGCCCCACTCCGAGCGCAGGATCTCGGCCTTGCCCTCGAAGCCGACGCGCTCGTTGCCGAACGGGTCCTTCGCGGCGCCGTTGAACTCGAGGTCGATGGTGAGCGGCTTGGTGACACCGAGGATGGTCAGGTCACCGGTGATGCGGTAGTCGTCGCCGCCCAGGGCCTCCGCCTTGGTGGAGCGGAAGGTCATCTGCGGGAACTCCTCGGTCCTGAAGAAGTCCGCGCTCTTCAGGTGGCCGTCGCGGTCCGCGGAGCCCGTGTCGATGCTGTCCATCCTGACGTCGATGGACGCGGTCGAGGCGGCCGGGTCGGTGCCGTCCAGGTGCAGGGCACCGGTGAAGTCGTTGAACTTGCCCTTGACGTTCGTGACCATGGCGTGCCGCGCGACGAAGCCGAGCGTGGAGTGCGACGGGTCGATCGTGTACTCGCCGGTGAGCGCGGCCAGAGCCGGGTTCACGGCGGCGGGGGCGGCGCTGGTGGTGCCGGTGGTGACGTTCTTGCGGCCGAAGATGCCCATGAGGTGCTCCTTAGGGACGGTGGGTTCGCTCGGTGCCGAGGCGGAGCGCCCAGTAAGTTGAAGATTCAACGAGGTGAACGGTTACGACCGTAGACCTATTCCGTTCGACTTTCAACATCATCCGGTACGTGTTCGCGGGATGGCGGACAGTAATCGCTTACGCCCTCTGGCGGACGCGCGTAGACCTCGGGCACTATCTCCCTGCACCACCTGCACCACCTGCACAGCCGCCCCACAGGACGCACGGCCGACAGCAGGAAGGTTCCCCCATGAAGATCACGAAGGTCGGCAAGCTCACCAAGGCCCGCGCCGCGGTCACCGCTCTCGCCCTCGTCGTCGCCCCCGGTGTCGCGGTCATCGGCACGGCCACCGAGGCCTCCGCCGCCACCAAGATCAGCCACGCCACCGCCACTCAGATGTTCCGCGACGTGGGCGTCACCTGGTCCTCCTCCGGCAACTGCTCCGACCGCAACGTCTCCACCTGTACGTCCTTCGACCAGCTCAACCTGGACACCGCGAAGGGGGCGCAGACCCTCAAGAAGGCCAGCGGCTGCGCCCTCAACATCACCGGCGGCACGGAGACCGGCCACGCCTCCGGCACCTACTCCCACTGGAACGGCTACAAGCTCGACTACGGCAAGAACACCTGCGTGACCAACTACATCAAGAACTACTTCGCCTACATCGGCCTGCGCGGCGACGGCGCCCCCCAGTACCAGTCGGGCTCCGGCAACATCTACGCCGACGAGGGCAACCACTGGGACGTCCTGTACTACAACTGCGGCGGCTGCTGACCCGGCGCCGCCCTACCCCGGACGGCGGCTACGCTCTGTGTGAGCCGCCGCCGTCCGGGTCTGCGCGTCACTCCAGTGAGGGCATGTGCCGCATCCGAATGTGAGCAGGCTCGCACGTCCTGACTTTGTGACATCTCCACAACGCGGAAGCCCTCTGAGCAGTTGGAAGGGCTGCAAGCCGCCAAGGTTCTGTTCAGTGGCACCAGGAAAACGGGTCGGAGACTGTACGGAGTCAACGGCCCGCTTTCCCAGGTGTCCTTCGTAAGGTCGCTACATGACCGTTTTGGAAGAGACGACGGGTGAGCCGGCGGACGCGCGCGGCCGGGTCGCCGAACTGCACGGGATCCGTGCGCAGGCGGTGGCGGGCCCCAGCGAGAAGGCGACCGCGGCACAGCACGCCAAGGGCAAGCTGACCGCGCGGGAGCGGATCGAACTGCTCCTGGACCCGGGCTCCTTCCAGGAGGTCGAGCAGCTGCGCCGGCACCGGGCGAGCGGATTCGGCCTCGAGGCCAAGAAGCCGTACACCGACGGTGTCATCACCGGCTGGGGCACGGTGGAGGGCAGGACGGTCTTCGTCTACGCCCACGACTTCCGCATCTTCGGCGGCGCGCTGGGCGAGGCCCACGCCACGAAGATCCACAAGATCATGGACATGGCCATCGCGGCCGGTGCCCCGCTGGTCTCCCTCAACGACGGCGCCGGCGCCCGCATCCAGGAGGGCGTCTCCGCCCTCGCCGGCTACGGCGGCATCTTCCAGCGCAACACCAAGGCGTCCGGGGTCATCCCGCAGATCAGCGTGATGCTGGGCCCGTGCGCCGGCGGCGCCGCCTACAGCCCGGCGCTCACG of the Streptomyces sp. NBC_01788 genome contains:
- a CDS encoding glycoside hydrolase family 3 protein — protein: MRRTALLVSAGLLAALIPLTSAHAAGDPGPAPVSIDRFEGEVPFAAQPAEGIFTWGGDSDDPPTLQFADRSDAPEGAKVLSGTYDISGYGGFTHDFAAALPAHDWSAHQGIRFWWEGQNNGRKIAFEIKDGGAHGEASELWTTSFTDDFTGWKQIELPFGDFTYRTDYQPVGGIDHVLGLTAMWGYAVTLPTGVKGRFAMDDVQLYGRADQSARASVTTDAPVYPVTAGGTAAVKVTVATTGSAPLDEPVTVAYRTGTGTAESGKDYTPASGTLTFPAGTASGTSRTLKVATLKAKAAKGAGTIPLQLAVTGAKAPAENPQIVVDAHGLPYLDSKLSVRKRVADLISRMSLEEKAGQMTQAERGAMTAPGDIAAYDLGSLLSGGGSTPTPNTPQAWAKMIDDFQLRTRATRFQIPLIYGVDAVHGHNNLAGATVMPHNIGIGASRDPRLAEKTGAVTASEVRATGIQWDFAPCLCVTRDERWGRSYESFGEDPALVDSMETVIQGLQGRADGRDLSRGDKVLATAKHFVGDGGTLYGSSTTGSYPIDQGVTKVTRQQLEDIHLAPYRTAVARGIGSVMPSYSSLDIAGDGQGPVKMHARGDMINGVLKDRMGFDGFVISDWAAIDQLPGDAATQVRTSVNAGLDMIMVPYAYQAFRANLVAEVKAGRISVERIDDAVSRILTKKFELGLFEHPYSDTAGASRIGSADHRAVARQAAAESQVLLKNKGGLLPLKKKAKVYVAGSNADDLGNQTGGWTITWQGESGTHTQGTTILQAMRKASGNVTYSKDASAPTSGHDVGVVVVGETPYAEGVGDVGNGHDLQLSAADRAAVDKVCGAMKCAVLVVSGRPQLIGDRLGKIDALVASWLPGTEGDGVADVLYGTRPFTGQLPVTWPKSQEQLPINVGDTAYDPQFPYGWGLTTLSGVPAGGTATLKALGLAARAAERVGADTVGRELVTKARLIVQQKADGRMSAAMAKPFADADHLLLTGRYGAAVDQLTKAYSAA
- a CDS encoding YceI family protein; the protein is MGIFGRKNVTTGTTSAAPAAVNPALAALTGEYTIDPSHSTLGFVARHAMVTNVKGKFNDFTGALHLDGTDPAASTASIDVRMDSIDTGSADRDGHLKSADFFRTEEFPQMTFRSTKAEALGGDDYRITGDLTILGVTKPLTIDLEFNGAAKDPFGNERVGFEGKAEILRSEWGLTWNAALETGGVLVSDKIKLSFDISAVKNA